A genomic segment from Pelobates fuscus isolate aPelFus1 chromosome 7, aPelFus1.pri, whole genome shotgun sequence encodes:
- the LOC134569257 gene encoding uncharacterized protein LOC134569257 gives MAELNSVINMKSEKLNNKIVDLRVHAVTTGEALIEKAKMCEELTVENERLNEKNLKMQKELDECRHATNMAFNKMAESMAPSSRSPVSEIPGSIANPGIGDTGYKPIYPLEDLKEKSVTNLPAAPTTTTTVLNPDNSGEIQLVTKQLKPQEMDAIVREIGQVPQQDINRFLQWFCGIQRVKEMYSLTTSDMERVLQRVVGNGLWVRIVQTCGQQRRTRDMLKEILRALYGVTSNVSLSGKIKQLKQESPYELSARISTVMEQFGVSNPGFEEGGMVHKSMFLDALEEDIQDEILSVTPNPSEMCDLLLRADHLWQRKVKNESFAVDAARILRVERRERATMYPQKPIRGNRFQHMGNFRGENESGSDKRWRDPQRDHRNRDSAKGSNVIGDNWRNRWEEPQVINNKWNNNNNWERLKWRDNNWENHSWREKRRNNRENIWRRNHRWDEQPNRRNWDNWRNKEGNSEYWDLKRQTERLEAEVKALREQMREEGKTDQLSVPTN, from the coding sequence ATGGCAGAGCTTAACTCAGTAATTAACATGAAATCTGAGAAATTGAATAATAAGATTGTAGATCTAAGAGTGCATGCAGTTACAACTGGTGAAGCTTTGATTGAAAAGGCCAAAATGTGTGAGGAGCTTACAGTGGAGAATGAGAGGCTGAATGAGAAAAATTTGAAGATGCAAAAAGAATTGGATGAATGCAGACATGCTACTAATATGGCTTTTAATAAAATGGCAGAAAGCATGGCACCTTCGAGTAGGTCTCCTGTATCTGAAATTCCAGGGTCTATTGCTAACCCAGGGATTGGAGATACAGGATACAAACCTATTTATCCATTGGAGGATTTGAAAGAAAAGTCAGTGACAAATCTCCCTGCGGCTCCAACTACAACAACCACAGTGTTGAATCCTGATAATTCTGGAGAGATTCAGCTGGTTACTAAGCAGTTAAAGCCACAAGAAATGGATGCCATAGTTAGAGAAATAGGGCAGGTCCCTCAGCAGGATATCAATCGCTTTTTGCAATGGTTTTGTGGAATTCAAAGAGTGAAAGAGATGTATAGTTTGACAACTAGTGATATGGAGAGAGTGCTGCAGAGAGTTGTTGGAAATGGATTGTGGGTCAGGATTGTACAGACATGTGGTCAGCAGCGTAGAACTAGGGATATGTTGAAAGAGATCTTGAGAGCACTTTATGGAGTTACATCAAATGTGTCATTGTCTGGAAAAATTAAACAGCTGAAACAAGAGTCTCCGTATGAATTGTCAGCTAGAATCTCCACAGTGATGGAACAGTTTGGTGTCAGTAATCCTGGTTTTGAAGAGGGAGGGATGGTGCATAAATCAATGTTTTTGGATGCATTAGAGGAAGATATTCAGGATGAGATATTATCTGTAACCCCAAACCCATCAGAAATGTGTGATTTACTGTTAAGAGCTGATCATTTGTggcaaagaaaggttaaaaatgagAGTTTTGCTGTAGATGCTGCCAGGATTCTCAGAGTAGAGAGGAGAGAAAGGGCTACCATGTATCCTCAGAAACCAATCAGGGGAAATAGATTTCAGCATATGGGAAATTTTAGAGGTGAGAATGAATCTGGTAgtgacaaaagatggagagatccacagagggaccataggaatagggatAGTGCTAAAGGGAGCAATGTAATaggagacaattggagaaatAGATGGGAGGAGCCTCAGGTAATCAACAATaaatggaataataataataactgggagAGGCTAAAATGGAGAGATAAtaactgggaaaatcacagtTGGAGAGAAAAACGAAGAAACAACAGAGAGAATAtttggagaaggaaccatagatgggatgagcagcCCAATAGACGAaattgggataattggaggaataaagaagggaatagcgAATACTGGGACCTGaagagacagactgagagattgGAGGCAGAAGTAAAAGCACTTagggaacagatgagagaggaggGAAAGACTGATCAATTGAGTGTCCCCACCAATTAA